From the genome of Candidatus Binatus sp.:
TCAGGTTCATGACTTTCCTCCCGGGCCGGCTGCAAAGCGCAGTGCGGCCCAGCGATGCCGTGCTTTCCTCTGCCTCCCGCTTCAGCGCGTAAAATATCTCCCGCCCGGCGAGTTCGAGCCGTGTATCTGTGAATGGCAATTGGCGCATTGCTGGTTGATCACGTAAATCTGTCCCCGCGCATGGGGCGAACTCGGATGATGGGTGCCGATGTGGCAGCGCTGGCAGAGCACCGGCATGTTGATCACCAGCATGTGCTGGTTGACGCTGCCGTGCGGCGTGTGACAATTGGTGCAGTTCATCGCCACCGGCGCGTGCATCCACAGGAACGGTCCGCGCTTTTCGGCATGACAGCGGTAGCAGACCTCATTGACCATCGCCGCCCGCAATTGCTTCTGATACGGTCCGCCGTGCGGGTTGTGGCAGTCGGTGCAGGTCATCAACCCCTCGCGCAGCGGCATGTGCGACGGCAAATTGATTTCCATCTTTTTGTCGAGATGGCAGCGCAGGCAAACCTGGGTTTCGGGGCGCGTCACGACGAACGGATTGACGAATTCCGTGCCAAGCGGTGACTTCTTCAGTTGCGGCTGCGGCAGCGCGCTCGCCGTCACCGGACACATCACGGCGTGGCAATCCACGCATCGAATGCCGCGTGTGGCGTGAGTGCTGGCCTGCCAGAACCCGCGCTCGCCGTTTTGATGGCATGCGAGGCACCGGTCGTTCTCAATCTTGATGTCGGTGAAGGAAGTCTCACGAAAACTCACGAATCCCCGCGACGGCTTGCTCGGATGGCGTAAGTGCTCGCGGCCGGGACCATGGCAGGCCTGGCACGCAAGCCCTTCCTGCTCGTCGCGCGGCCGGCCCATCATAATGTGGCCCATCATGGTCTTGCGGAAGGACTTGACCTGTACATCATGGCAACTGACGCAGGTGTTATTATGGACGTAGCCGGGCGGCAGGTTGGTGCCCGATCCCGCGGTTTGGGAAAGCAGGGTGCCTTCCGCGCCGATTGCGGGGGGCGATGAAATCAGGGAGGCGACCCCAAAGGCGACCAGTGCCACCAAAAGACCTGCCCAAAACTTTCGCGAGCTGCGTTCCCCCTCCATCTTGCCGTCTCCCATTTCGGGCGCCTGCCGTCGGCAAACGCGCCCGTCTAGCGGCTTACCGCCGGCGGTTACACATGCTCCTCGCAACGACGAGGTGCCCCAAAAGAGGGGCAACTGCATCCAAAAGGCGATATCATCGTCTCCAAAA
Proteins encoded in this window:
- a CDS encoding DmsE family decaheme c-type cytochrome, with protein sequence MALVAFGVASLISSPPAIGAEGTLLSQTAGSGTNLPPGYVHNNTCVSCHDVQVKSFRKTMMGHIMMGRPRDEQEGLACQACHGPGREHLRHPSKPSRGFVSFRETSFTDIKIENDRCLACHQNGERGFWQASTHATRGIRCVDCHAVMCPVTASALPQPQLKKSPLGTEFVNPFVVTRPETQVCLRCHLDKKMEINLPSHMPLREGLMTCTDCHNPHGGPYQKQLRAAMVNEVCYRCHAEKRGPFLWMHAPVAMNCTNCHTPHGSVNQHMLVINMPVLCQRCHIGTHHPSSPHARGQIYVINQQCANCHSQIHGSNSPGGRYFTR